One genomic region from Thalassomonas viridans encodes:
- a CDS encoding ricin-type beta-trefoil lectin domain protein: MKKNLLTVSLLCALSANANAELPVNYILAQSLSGTALFNESCYLKLTPNQEKITLPLSCQDYVLLDQTDIASEQRMAITGEVTVLGFESPFILITQPQIKDKEVISLYETFDEKDIVSQITAQRAIKKEKEESLSGKAFSTALTAPVQYQEEPPKPYHTKVVRQTIPLNRTVNADGSEQAVFEYEIDFFASQAFYNELGNSDYDNKKYVRVTLKNGPGVNFNTIEGYGSPYDSWWPVSPNQKIYYKYRDYLDRVKVSSVLSGNTVEINEARPNNNDRNLSKVTYESSVNVGFGVSIPKVPINEITVSSQKSVTYESGDFFDFIANNDANSFSVDYFNSSYGSEVNPRADGYCDLIDDASGCWKHATSTYDDPFNLYKLNGTPYSNGFVPNYLVTYAVPRSTTGSADLILNASVDGMALYGHARWAGGQLFYHGWKGTDEDKEFEMNTYTKSTRIGINWDSPLFSGAQPVVLNAVHGSNETAQCLTVQSNNIITTEECVDGSYNQMFYYTPDRKYIYQNDLSLCLSTAQEHLSLQTCKSVSNNYQEWYWDNTDLAARSYLYTRVDNNMLRLIDVDRQDVNGTSLLEVKELTEADSSNQFNSHNGKVILSSVEQ; this comes from the coding sequence ATGAAAAAGAATTTATTAACAGTTAGCTTATTGTGTGCTCTTTCCGCTAACGCTAACGCAGAATTGCCCGTGAACTATATATTGGCGCAGTCGTTATCCGGCACCGCTCTCTTTAACGAGTCCTGTTATTTGAAGCTAACGCCGAACCAGGAGAAAATCACCTTACCGTTGTCTTGTCAAGATTATGTCTTGCTTGATCAGACGGATATAGCGTCAGAGCAACGTATGGCCATTACCGGTGAAGTAACGGTTCTGGGCTTTGAATCTCCTTTTATACTTATTACGCAACCACAGATCAAAGATAAGGAAGTGATTTCTTTATATGAAACCTTTGATGAAAAAGATATTGTAAGCCAGATTACTGCGCAAAGAGCTATTAAAAAGGAGAAGGAAGAGTCTCTATCAGGCAAAGCTTTCAGCACTGCTTTGACAGCTCCGGTACAATACCAGGAAGAACCCCCTAAGCCTTACCATACAAAAGTTGTACGACAAACTATACCTTTGAATCGAACCGTTAATGCTGATGGTTCAGAACAAGCGGTTTTTGAATATGAAATTGACTTTTTCGCATCTCAAGCGTTTTATAATGAGTTGGGAAACTCTGATTACGACAATAAAAAGTATGTTCGCGTGACCTTAAAGAACGGCCCGGGAGTTAATTTCAATACCATAGAAGGGTATGGCTCCCCTTATGACAGCTGGTGGCCGGTCTCGCCTAATCAGAAAATATATTATAAATATCGCGATTATTTAGATCGGGTAAAAGTTTCGAGTGTACTTTCTGGCAATACGGTAGAAATCAACGAAGCAAGACCCAACAATAACGACCGTAATTTATCTAAGGTTACCTATGAATCGAGTGTTAATGTCGGATTTGGTGTTAGTATTCCTAAGGTTCCTATAAACGAGATAACAGTTTCCTCACAAAAGTCGGTTACCTATGAAAGTGGAGACTTTTTTGATTTTATAGCCAACAATGATGCCAATTCTTTTAGTGTTGATTATTTTAACAGCAGTTATGGGTCAGAAGTTAATCCCAGAGCCGATGGTTATTGTGATCTAATCGATGATGCGTCTGGCTGCTGGAAGCATGCCACTAGTACTTATGACGATCCCTTTAATCTATATAAATTGAACGGTACGCCGTACAGTAATGGTTTTGTTCCCAATTATTTGGTGACCTATGCCGTACCGAGAAGCACTACAGGTTCTGCAGACTTAATATTAAACGCCAGTGTTGACGGTATGGCCTTATACGGTCACGCCCGTTGGGCTGGGGGGCAGCTTTTCTATCATGGCTGGAAAGGCACCGACGAAGATAAAGAATTTGAAATGAATACCTACACAAAATCGACCCGCATAGGCATTAATTGGGACAGCCCGCTATTTTCAGGCGCACAACCCGTTGTTTTAAATGCCGTGCATGGCTCCAATGAAACAGCCCAGTGTTTGACGGTACAGTCGAATAATATCATAACCACTGAAGAGTGCGTTGATGGCAGTTATAACCAAATGTTTTATTACACGCCGGATCGTAAATATATATATCAAAATGATCTTTCCCTGTGTTTAAGTACTGCGCAAGAGCATTTATCGCTGCAAACCTGTAAATCTGTATCGAACAACTACCAGGAATGGTATTGGGATAATACTGATTTAGCTGCCCGTTCGTATTTATACACAAGGGTTGACAACAATATGCTGCGGTTAATTGATGTTGATCGGCAAGATGTTAACGGCACCTCGCTACTTGAAGTTAAAGAGTTAACGGAAGCGGATTCAAGCAATCAATTTAACTCTCATAACGGGAAGGTTATATTGAGCTCTGTCGAGCAATAA
- a CDS encoding IS66 family transposase, with translation MLKQALLAVQWQAVLVFAGDDLAEEAGRGDTLGYSSKAPPLIISDALASNRPSRVDSLGSLCNNHGRRQFYDIYEQFPVEVEYVLMRYRQIWEFDDDTEKLSEAERLAYHQQHSLGIMEEIKGWCSEHLANETVEENSSLGKAMKYFPNHYQGLTSFCRLKGAKLDNNRMETKLKLVVRNRKNAMFHKIQAGADIGDVITSLIATAEEAGIYVFDYFNLIQ, from the coding sequence TTGCTTAAACAGGCTCTCCTGGCGGTACAATGGCAAGCTGTACTGGTATTTGCTGGTGATGATTTGGCTGAGGAGGCTGGGCGTGGCGATACTCTTGGCTATTCGTCCAAAGCGCCACCGCTGATCATAAGTGATGCCCTGGCCAGCAACCGACCGAGCAGGGTCGATAGCCTTGGCTCGTTATGCAACAACCATGGGCGACGGCAGTTCTATGATATCTACGAGCAATTTCCGGTTGAAGTGGAGTATGTGCTAATGCGCTATCGGCAGATCTGGGAGTTTGACGATGACACGGAAAAATTATCTGAGGCAGAGCGGCTGGCCTACCACCAGCAGCATTCGCTGGGGATCATGGAAGAAATCAAAGGCTGGTGCAGCGAGCACCTGGCCAATGAAACCGTGGAAGAAAACAGCTCGTTAGGTAAGGCCATGAAATACTTCCCGAATCATTACCAGGGCTTGACTTCCTTTTGCCGGCTCAAAGGCGCGAAATTGGATAACAACCGGATGGAAACCAAGCTCAAGCTGGTGGTGCGTAACCGAAAAAATGCCATGTTCCATAAAATCCAGGCCGGTGCAGATATCGGCGATGTCATTACCTCGTTGATCGCCACGGCAGAAGAAGCCGGGATCTATGTGTTTGACTATTTCAACCTGATACAGTGA
- a CDS encoding helix-turn-helix domain-containing protein produces MHKTPLPFERMNQRRLELNLAYRAFAEHCNVSQQTVYSWCDGLSEPNAKNVPAICHALQVSSNWLLYGYNSLREFLALTKEEFTALESTCDKSSDYLMNKLIRLLMIQSDINNPADTCIVDMSVNSFHERILTRKNDLNLKESQIAKFCRVDNKSVTNWLNGTSFPRISALKRLVLVLEVPSDWLLTGVVRSDISRLPSIVLKYIFYLYKKLDDKTILTEKVLLLNEVINHLNDIFIVPE; encoded by the coding sequence ATGCATAAGACGCCATTACCTTTTGAAAGAATGAACCAACGCAGGCTGGAACTGAATTTGGCTTATCGTGCCTTTGCAGAGCACTGCAATGTTTCACAGCAAACGGTTTATTCATGGTGTGACGGTTTAAGTGAGCCTAATGCCAAAAATGTCCCTGCGATATGCCATGCGCTTCAGGTTTCAAGCAATTGGCTGTTATATGGGTACAACAGCCTTAGGGAGTTTTTGGCGTTAACGAAAGAAGAATTTACCGCACTTGAATCGACCTGTGATAAATCATCAGATTACCTGATGAATAAACTTATCAGGTTATTAATGATTCAAAGTGACATTAACAACCCGGCCGATACCTGCATTGTTGATATGAGTGTCAATAGCTTTCATGAACGTATCTTAACGCGCAAAAACGATTTAAACCTGAAAGAAAGTCAGATCGCCAAATTTTGTCGTGTTGACAATAAATCGGTAACGAATTGGCTCAATGGCACAAGTTTCCCCAGAATCAGCGCGCTGAAACGGCTGGTATTAGTACTGGAAGTCCCGTCTGACTGGTTGTTAACCGGTGTGGTGCGTTCCGATATTTCTCGTTTGCCTTCTATTGTTCTTAAATATATTTTCTACCTCTATAAGAAACTTGACGACAAAACAATATTGACGGAGAAAGTATTACTGTTAAATGAGGTTATCAATCACCTGAATGACATATTTATTGTCCCGGAATGA
- a CDS encoding helix-turn-helix transcriptional regulator, whose product MDKISFPEDIKKLREEKNISQEEMAYLLSSSHRAFSGVNQVMLSHWERAKMLPSFVRRIGMASFFHVSYDFSTEEVLTVKSLSKLMNIPINHDVGYNFKISSVKHYDFDDAPDFILSSVGKVHRNLYNRDLIADANLIGKDKSQFKILCFLDGDVAIGHLIFDYSANILVSMGAIDINVRRMIFKYIHDEMSSDEYIFPAYDPAMSQFLYDLYMEPYYQKGGLIFFKGTLKTAATNPFAQGLYNESNGYFVYLRYNEQRLKKKSIEFIFHKPESD is encoded by the coding sequence ATGGATAAAATAAGTTTTCCGGAAGATATAAAAAAACTAAGAGAAGAAAAAAATATTTCTCAGGAAGAGATGGCCTATCTGCTTTCATCCTCGCACCGGGCATTCTCCGGCGTAAACCAAGTCATGTTGAGTCATTGGGAAAGAGCTAAAATGTTGCCGAGTTTTGTCAGAAGAATAGGCATGGCAAGCTTTTTTCATGTATCGTACGACTTTTCAACGGAAGAAGTCTTAACGGTAAAGTCATTATCAAAACTAATGAATATTCCCATTAATCATGATGTTGGTTATAACTTTAAAATCTCTTCCGTGAAGCATTACGACTTCGATGATGCACCAGACTTCATATTATCATCTGTTGGTAAGGTTCACAGAAACCTTTATAACAGGGATTTAATTGCCGATGCCAACCTGATAGGAAAGGATAAGTCTCAGTTCAAGATCTTATGCTTTTTAGATGGTGACGTAGCTATCGGACACCTTATTTTCGACTACAGCGCCAATATCCTGGTGAGCATGGGCGCCATAGACATCAACGTCAGAAGAATGATTTTTAAATATATACATGATGAAATGTCATCAGACGAATATATTTTTCCGGCATACGACCCGGCCATGAGCCAGTTTTTATATGACTTGTATATGGAGCCTTATTATCAAAAAGGCGGCTTGATTTTTTTTAAGGGCACGTTAAAAACAGCAGCAACGAACCCATTTGCCCAGGGACTATATAACGAAAGCAACGGCTATTTTGTTTACTTGCGATACAATGAACAGAGACTGAAAAAAAAGAGTATCGAATTTATTTTTCATAAACCAGAAAGTGACTAG
- the tnpC gene encoding IS66 family transposase, with the protein MTFDINSLPNDPEKLKQMLLELQSQVEKKDDELAKKDKIITDQALQINQFIERFELAKRKAYGVKSEKHPGAGENFNEAEQTLDEAEQAIVAQGQSSEPQRPKQQAKRKPLPADLPREVVVVDIDDEEKICDCCQGKLHQIGESSNEKLEFVPAQIKIIETRRPKYSCRACEQSGVNNTVKMAPVPASPIPKGIATPSLLSQIICAKYQYGLPLYRQESMFKELGITLSRKTMSDWIMRCGDLFDPLYTLLKRYLLEQRVLNADETTLNVIQEDKATCYMWVYCSGTDKPTDNLSPNIALFDYQNSRRADCVVNYLDGYTGYLQVDGYQAYGQTEAVLAGCMAHARRKFTDAKAAQPKKKTGKADVVLSLIQKLYGIEASLKGKNFNEIQAVRQEKSKPILEKIQSWALAHKEKIPEKSKLGEAIKYWLNQWPKLITYLEDGQITIDNNRAERAIKPFVIGRKGWLFSNTARGAKASATLYSIIETAKANGLLVDGYIQYCLNELAKKPADLAYLLPWNVKQV; encoded by the coding sequence ATGACATTTGATATTAACTCACTCCCCAACGATCCGGAAAAACTGAAGCAAATGCTGCTTGAGCTGCAATCACAGGTCGAGAAAAAAGATGATGAATTAGCCAAAAAAGATAAAATCATCACTGACCAGGCACTGCAAATCAATCAGTTTATTGAGCGGTTTGAATTAGCGAAGCGCAAGGCATACGGGGTTAAATCAGAGAAGCATCCGGGAGCAGGTGAAAACTTCAACGAGGCAGAGCAAACATTAGATGAGGCTGAACAAGCGATTGTTGCACAGGGCCAGTCAAGTGAACCCCAAAGACCAAAGCAACAAGCCAAACGTAAGCCCTTGCCAGCGGACTTACCACGCGAAGTTGTCGTTGTTGATATTGATGATGAGGAAAAAATCTGTGATTGCTGTCAGGGCAAGCTTCATCAAATAGGAGAAAGTAGCAACGAAAAGCTAGAGTTCGTACCGGCACAAATAAAAATCATAGAGACTCGCAGGCCTAAATACAGTTGCCGGGCCTGCGAGCAAAGTGGGGTTAATAATACGGTGAAAATGGCTCCGGTACCTGCATCACCTATCCCGAAGGGCATAGCCACGCCCAGCCTGTTGAGCCAAATTATTTGCGCCAAATACCAGTATGGGTTGCCGCTCTACCGGCAGGAAAGTATGTTTAAGGAATTAGGCATAACACTTAGCCGTAAAACCATGTCTGACTGGATAATGCGTTGCGGTGACTTGTTTGACCCTTTATATACCTTGCTCAAACGTTACTTACTTGAGCAGCGGGTGTTAAATGCAGATGAAACCACCTTAAACGTTATCCAGGAAGACAAAGCTACCTGCTATATGTGGGTATACTGCTCTGGCACAGATAAGCCGACGGATAACCTTAGCCCTAATATTGCCTTGTTTGATTATCAAAACAGCCGACGCGCTGATTGTGTGGTGAATTACCTCGACGGATATACTGGCTACCTACAAGTTGACGGATACCAGGCCTACGGACAAACAGAGGCGGTGCTGGCTGGTTGTATGGCCCATGCCCGCCGAAAATTTACCGATGCCAAGGCCGCACAACCTAAAAAGAAAACGGGCAAAGCCGATGTTGTATTAAGTTTAATTCAAAAGCTGTATGGCATAGAGGCGAGCTTAAAAGGGAAAAACTTTAACGAAATTCAAGCTGTACGCCAGGAAAAATCAAAACCGATACTGGAAAAAATACAAAGTTGGGCATTGGCGCACAAAGAGAAAATCCCCGAGAAAAGTAAATTAGGTGAAGCCATAAAATACTGGTTGAATCAATGGCCAAAACTCATCACCTATCTGGAAGATGGTCAAATCACAATCGACAATAATCGCGCAGAGCGTGCGATCAAGCCCTTCGTTATAGGCAGAAAAGGTTGGTTGTTCTCCAACACGGCACGTGGCGCTAAAGCCAGTGCGACACTCTATAGTATCATTGAAACGGCTAAAGCCAATGGGCTGCTGGTTGATGGTTATATCCAATATTGCCTGAACGAGCTGGCCAAGAAACCTGCCGATCTAGCATACCTGCTGCCTTGGAATGTAAAACAAGTCTAG
- the tnpB gene encoding IS66 family insertion sequence element accessory protein TnpB (TnpB, as the term is used for proteins encoded by IS66 family insertion elements, is considered an accessory protein, since TnpC, encoded by a neighboring gene, is a DDE family transposase.) translates to MKMFVDPPHIYLYRDFVDFRKSINGLTALVELELRQDAYTGALFIFCNKGKDKIKLLYWDKTGFALWYKRLDKQRFKWPSKINDEALALSEQQLDWLLSGFSVLGHEPLNYQSLL, encoded by the coding sequence ATGAAGATGTTTGTTGATCCCCCTCACATCTATTTATATCGTGACTTTGTTGATTTTAGAAAGTCCATCAATGGCTTAACAGCCCTTGTCGAACTTGAGCTTAGACAAGATGCTTATACTGGCGCTTTATTTATCTTTTGTAATAAAGGCAAGGACAAAATTAAGCTGCTCTATTGGGATAAAACCGGGTTTGCCTTATGGTATAAACGTTTGGATAAACAGAGGTTTAAATGGCCAAGTAAGATAAATGATGAGGCATTGGCACTGAGTGAGCAACAACTTGACTGGCTCCTGTCAGGCTTTAGTGTTTTAGGGCATGAGCCACTGAATTACCAGTCTTTATTGTAG
- the tnpA gene encoding IS66 family insertion sequence element accessory protein TnpA codes for MRKFRSKNEWLTVFDEHKTSGLSIIDYCQQNAISTTAFYSARTKFVGKTQRQKPSFIKATVTTKTEQIVLSQQAPIRVKTPYAEVELPVNCHSQLIVDILKGLQA; via the coding sequence ATGAGAAAATTTAGAAGCAAAAATGAATGGTTAACCGTTTTCGATGAACACAAAACAAGTGGCTTAAGCATTATTGATTACTGCCAACAAAACGCTATATCAACCACCGCTTTTTATAGTGCTCGCACTAAATTTGTCGGCAAAACACAAAGACAAAAACCTTCTTTTATTAAAGCGACTGTCACCACAAAAACGGAGCAGATTGTTTTATCTCAGCAAGCGCCGATCAGGGTTAAAACCCCCTATGCAGAAGTTGAACTCCCCGTTAATTGCCACAGTCAGTTAATCGTGGATATCTTAAAAGGCTTACAAGCATGA
- a CDS encoding IS1182 family transposase, translating to MTNNRHWECPVSLSKKEKLICSKLKNHGKLFVFLRNHRHAIFNDEINQQLIAMYADHPKGKPPVPAAQLAMATLLQSYEQKSDAGATLDAMFDMRWKMVLNCLSDETAPFSQGTLCDFRHRLIKHNMDVILLEHTVNIAKEFGGFGHQQLRIALDSAPLQGAGRVEDTFNLVGHALELLIDCVAHIKQTSEEKIIAQTRVKLIGKSSIKAALDIDWSDPNEKYEAINTLLLDVERLQQWLEAQPNDIREHKALKECLLLLETVLEQNIEPDPDGGSRIKQGTAAERRISVSDKDMRHGRKSSSRTINGFKQHIAVDLESKLILATCVRPANEPEHKASRLLKPKVLNYGSVSELSIDRGYLAADWTVELYHEGKNVVAKPWTAPAAPGKFSKKSFSIDLVGLSVTCPNDIAVPIKGKKQKQAKFPVNQCNECMYKSKCTDARNGRVVSIHANERMMQDLAYYVETTPGRADARERVKVEHSLASVCNRKGPRARYRGLRLNEFDLNRTAMITNLHISLNLAA from the coding sequence ATGACTAACAATCGCCACTGGGAATGCCCGGTATCACTGAGTAAAAAAGAAAAGTTAATTTGTAGTAAGCTCAAAAATCACGGAAAACTCTTTGTTTTTCTACGTAATCATCGACACGCTATTTTTAACGATGAAATTAATCAACAGCTCATTGCTATGTATGCCGATCACCCTAAAGGTAAACCACCAGTACCTGCAGCACAGCTGGCCATGGCGACGTTGTTACAAAGTTATGAGCAAAAATCAGATGCAGGAGCGACCCTTGATGCAATGTTTGATATGCGCTGGAAAATGGTACTTAATTGCTTAAGTGATGAGACTGCCCCCTTTTCCCAGGGAACACTTTGTGATTTCAGACATCGTCTAATCAAACATAATATGGACGTCATATTACTCGAACATACCGTTAATATAGCCAAAGAATTTGGTGGGTTCGGGCATCAGCAATTACGGATTGCGTTAGATTCTGCACCATTACAAGGTGCTGGTCGCGTTGAAGATACGTTTAATTTAGTTGGGCATGCGCTTGAATTGCTTATCGACTGTGTTGCTCATATTAAGCAAACCAGTGAAGAAAAAATTATTGCACAAACAAGGGTTAAACTGATCGGAAAAAGCAGTATTAAGGCCGCACTGGATATTGACTGGTCAGATCCTAACGAAAAGTATGAGGCAATTAATACCTTATTGTTAGATGTTGAGCGACTACAGCAATGGCTTGAGGCCCAACCTAATGATATTCGTGAACACAAAGCGTTAAAAGAATGCCTGTTATTGCTAGAAACCGTATTGGAACAAAATATTGAGCCTGACCCTGATGGCGGCAGTCGCATTAAACAAGGCACAGCGGCGGAGCGGCGGATTTCTGTTTCAGACAAAGATATGCGACATGGCCGTAAGTCTAGTTCCCGTACTATCAATGGATTTAAGCAACATATTGCCGTTGATTTAGAGAGTAAGCTCATTCTTGCTACTTGTGTTCGGCCAGCTAACGAACCAGAGCATAAAGCCAGTAGGTTGCTAAAACCTAAAGTCTTAAATTATGGCTCGGTGTCTGAATTAAGCATCGACCGAGGGTATTTAGCCGCCGACTGGACAGTCGAGTTATATCATGAGGGAAAAAACGTCGTTGCTAAACCTTGGACAGCCCCAGCCGCTCCAGGCAAGTTTAGTAAGAAATCTTTTTCCATAGATTTAGTTGGCTTATCTGTAACATGTCCTAATGATATTGCGGTGCCAATTAAGGGAAAAAAACAAAAACAAGCAAAGTTTCCGGTAAATCAATGCAATGAGTGTATGTATAAATCAAAATGTACTGATGCTCGCAATGGTAGAGTGGTATCAATACATGCCAATGAGAGGATGATGCAAGATCTCGCCTATTATGTTGAAACTACACCCGGGCGAGCAGATGCTAGAGAGCGAGTCAAAGTAGAGCACTCTCTGGCATCTGTTTGCAATCGAAAAGGGCCAAGAGCCAGATACAGAGGGTTACGATTAAATGAATTCGATTTAAATCGGACGGCAATGATCACTAATTTGCATATTTCATTAAATCTGGCTGCTTAG
- a CDS encoding permease yields MVITQQMVFDTLNMFAFLAAELTVLFLLISYLVGVLQEYIPPSRIQSILSSKNGKGYVVAGFLGAITPFCSCSTIPFLKGLLRANAGFGTMMVFLFASPLLNPIIIGLFAVTFGLKVTAFYFVIAMGVSIIAGYLLEKLGFEKYIKPEAYIAPENKGCGGSPCNKAESVSKWQKIWYSTWEDFKKVLPYLMGGIALGSMIYGFMPTGFVASVANGNNPFAVPVAAVIGIPLYIRAEAVIPLSTALAAKGMGLGAVMALIIGSAGASLTEVVLLKSIFKNKMIMAFLTVILSMAVGAGYLYSYLF; encoded by the coding sequence ATGGTTATTACACAACAGATGGTATTTGATACTTTAAATATGTTTGCTTTTTTAGCTGCCGAATTAACCGTGCTGTTTTTACTGATCAGCTACCTTGTCGGTGTACTGCAGGAATACATACCTCCCAGCAGAATTCAAAGCATATTAAGCAGTAAAAATGGCAAGGGTTATGTCGTCGCCGGCTTCCTGGGCGCCATTACCCCTTTTTGCTCTTGCTCCACCATACCTTTCTTAAAAGGTTTACTCAGGGCAAACGCCGGCTTCGGCACTATGATGGTGTTTTTGTTTGCCAGCCCGCTGCTTAATCCCATCATCATAGGTTTATTTGCCGTAACCTTTGGCTTGAAAGTAACCGCTTTCTATTTTGTCATTGCCATGGGGGTGTCGATTATTGCCGGCTATCTGTTAGAAAAGCTGGGGTTCGAAAAGTACATTAAGCCGGAAGCCTATATAGCGCCTGAAAATAAAGGCTGTGGCGGTAGCCCCTGCAACAAGGCCGAATCTGTAAGTAAATGGCAGAAAATCTGGTACAGCACCTGGGAGGACTTTAAAAAAGTATTGCCTTATCTTATGGGAGGCATAGCTTTAGGCTCGATGATTTATGGCTTTATGCCGACTGGATTTGTTGCCAGTGTCGCCAACGGCAACAACCCGTTTGCGGTGCCGGTGGCGGCAGTAATAGGTATTCCCCTTTATATCAGGGCCGAAGCCGTGATCCCGCTCAGTACGGCACTGGCAGCCAAAGGTATGGGGCTGGGGGCTGTTATGGCGTTGATCATAGGCAGCGCAGGCGCCAGCTTAACCGAAGTGGTTTTGCTTAAGTCTATTTTCAAAAACAAAATGATAATGGCATTTTTAACCGTGATATTGTCAATGGCAGTGGGTGCCGGTTATTTATATTCATACCTTTTCTAA
- a CDS encoding HDOD domain-containing protein yields MPVKVSTAFYDLMFGTGHGHTSLNKVEETTLFNIRKVLNDPKKLSKAVPPLPAILIELLDTLKDPNTEFMQYVTIIKQDPGLASSVLKVANSAKYARSDQEVISVHKAVNLLGTAGITKIALTVMMEALISVSPKHHKKFGSQIWKHSQQCAAMCELLAKHDGQSGVDAHFLGLIHDIGKVVIYNCLCDALKVVSSGQLPGSQLFKELMTEMSLDLSCHIAREWGLPEIYCEALLQQRFYLASPLAKTLYKANALSEAYLLLNAGLLDEKACSGLLNKEEVDISIWQEFLDMASEQAHA; encoded by the coding sequence ATGCCGGTAAAGGTATCCACAGCGTTTTATGACCTTATGTTTGGAACAGGCCATGGGCATACCTCGCTGAACAAAGTCGAAGAAACAACCCTCTTTAATATCAGGAAAGTGCTCAACGATCCTAAAAAGCTAAGCAAAGCAGTACCGCCATTACCCGCTATTCTTATCGAGTTGCTCGATACGTTAAAGGATCCCAACACTGAATTCATGCAATATGTCACTATTATCAAACAAGATCCGGGACTGGCTTCATCAGTTTTAAAAGTGGCCAACAGCGCCAAATATGCCAGGAGCGATCAGGAAGTGATCTCGGTACACAAAGCCGTAAACCTGTTGGGAACAGCAGGCATAACCAAGATTGCCCTCACGGTAATGATGGAAGCATTAATTTCCGTGTCCCCCAAGCACCACAAAAAATTTGGCAGCCAAATTTGGAAGCATTCGCAACAATGCGCCGCCATGTGTGAACTGTTGGCCAAACACGATGGCCAGAGCGGGGTTGATGCGCATTTTCTCGGACTGATCCATGATATAGGTAAGGTCGTGATTTACAATTGCCTGTGTGACGCCCTAAAAGTTGTCTCGTCCGGTCAATTGCCCGGCAGTCAGCTATTTAAAGAGCTGATGACCGAAATGTCCCTTGACCTCTCTTGCCATATCGCCAGGGAATGGGGCTTACCGGAAATATACTGCGAAGCCTTGCTGCAACAGCGGTTTTACCTCGCCTCTCCCCTTGCCAAAACCTTATATAAAGCCAATGCCTTATCTGAAGCATACTTGTTACTGAATGCAGGTCTGCTCGATGAAAAAGCCTGTAGCGGCTTATTGAATAAAGAAGAAGTTGATATATCTATCTGGCAAGAATTTTTAGATATGGCCTCAGAGCAGGCGCACGCCTGA
- a CDS encoding LytR/AlgR family response regulator transcription factor: protein MLRVLIVDDEPLAHEVVITYLNECQDLELAGQCYSGAEALAFVKENPVDLIMLDIEMPVLTGFDFLSMLPQKPQVVITSAYQEYALEGFNMDVTDYLLKPFRFDRFMQAIDKVKQRRLQTQPQATETGSQNDGQTIFIKVDRKQVQVNLAEISCFEAYGNYVKVWRNNRALLTPKTLTSFEQSLPGKQFVRVHKSAIVNYRMIDYIEGDTLKLTDGKEVAIGKQFKKNLMRE from the coding sequence ATGTTACGCGTATTGATAGTAGATGATGAACCCCTGGCCCACGAAGTAGTGATCACTTACCTCAATGAATGTCAGGATCTGGAGCTGGCCGGCCAATGTTACTCGGGCGCAGAAGCCCTGGCTTTTGTTAAAGAAAACCCCGTCGACTTGATCATGTTAGACATAGAAATGCCGGTATTAACCGGCTTTGACTTTTTAAGCATGCTGCCGCAAAAGCCCCAGGTAGTAATCACCTCGGCCTATCAGGAATATGCCCTTGAAGGTTTTAATATGGATGTCACGGATTACCTGCTCAAACCTTTTCGTTTTGACCGTTTCATGCAGGCAATCGATAAGGTAAAACAGCGGAGGCTGCAAACACAGCCCCAAGCAACGGAGACTGGCAGCCAAAACGACGGGCAAACCATTTTTATTAAAGTTGACCGCAAGCAAGTACAAGTTAACCTGGCCGAGATCAGCTGTTTCGAAGCCTATGGTAACTATGTCAAAGTCTGGCGTAACAACCGGGCATTGCTGACCCCGAAAACCTTGACCAGTTTCGAGCAAAGCCTGCCGGGAAAACAGTTTGTCCGGGTGCATAAATCGGCGATAGTGAATTACCGGATGATAGATTATATCGAAGGCGACACCCTGAAATTAACCGACGGCAAAGAGGTGGCTATAGGTAAGCAATTTAAAAAAAACCTGATGCGGGAGTAA